In the genome of Natronorubrum daqingense, the window GGCGACAGCGGCCACCATAATCACGCCTTGGACCAGATCGGTCCAGGCGACGCTCACCAGTCCGCCGAGGACGGTGTAGATGATGAACACGGCACCGATCACCCAGACCATGTACTCGTAGGGAACGCCCGTGATTGCGGTGATGAGTAAGCTCGCACCGACGAGTTGCATGATGAGGTAGAGCCACGCGTTCGCGAGCAAGACGGACCCGGATATCGGCCGTGCGACGTCGTAGCCGGACACTTCTGCGATCAGATCGGGCAGCGTGAGAACGTTGAGTGCGCGGACTCGGCCGACGACGAAGTACAATCCACTGATCCCGAGCATCAATCCGAGGATGGTGTGGGTCATCAACGAATAGCCCTCGACGTAAACAGACCCGATAAAGCCGATTACGCTCACAGAGCTGACGAAATTCGCGATGAGCGACCACGTCGCGAGGGTCGGCCCCATATCCTGTCCAAACACCCAAAAATCCATCACGTCGTTCGTTCTGGTGTATCCCCAGACTCCCAGCCCCAAGATGAGGAGCATGTAGAGGACGAACGCTGCGAGGTAGTACGGATTGGCATCGCCCGGAATCAGATCAATCATTGACCTCACCCGCTTCGATTACCGGCTCTGCTTCGTCTTCGGTCTCTTCGACGTCGTCTTCGTCACCGAATGGCTTTCCGAGCAGCACGTGGACGATGACGTAGTGAAGTGCGCCGAGGTTCCCTGCAATTATGGTCGCAACGAATATCAGGAACATCGATTCCGGCATGCCAAATACAGTCATGGTAAGTCTAACCAACACATTACGACACTGTGTTATAAAATTACCGGGGAAAGTATGTACTCTATACAAATTTTAACGAGAATATTAGGACATATTCCACAATCTGTAGCGGTTATTTACAACTAATAGTGAAGGGGGATGCCGCAATCGCAGTCTTTCGAGTGAAGCCCACCGTCGTTATCCACCCTCTCCCGCGAGAATTTCCCGACCAGCCGAACGCAAAATCTCGAGGCCGGTCGCTGCGTCCTCGAGATCGACGTGCTCGTTGTAGGTATGGGCCTGCGTCATGTCGCCAGGCCCCCACGTAATCGCCTCGGTCTGTGCGTCGTTTATGAAATTTCGGACGTCGGTCGACGCTTGCACTCCCCACGGCTCTGTTGGGGCGTCAGCGAGTGCAGCGGAGTGATCCCGAAAGGTGGTCGCTAACGGACTCTCCGGATCGATTGCAGCCGATTCGTACGTTCGGGTACGCGTCCACGAGGTGGAAATATCGTGCGCCGATTCGACGTCGGACAGCAACTCGTCGATCTCGGCGTCGATGTCGGTAACGGTCTCGTCGGGCAAGAACCGACGGTCGACCGTGATCGTCGCTCGTTCCGGGACGACGTTCTCTTTCGTGCCGGCCTCGAGCATCGTGACCGTCGCGTACGCCTGTCCCACGAGGTCCGCAGATCGTTCTCGGACGGTTTCGTCGTACGAAGCGAGTGCATCCAGTACCGGCCGCGCACCGTCGATTGCGTTCTCTCCTTGGTCTGGCCGACTCGCGTGGGAGGGGTCACCGACGACGCTGATCTCGTACCAGGCGAGGCCTTTTTCGCTCGTTGCGG includes:
- a CDS encoding M20 family metallopeptidase, with amino-acid sequence MTDTQYTELETLIAELVEIETENPPGNEGDCAEFIQSWFADRGIDADLLTDPYPDRPQVGVSVGDGDPTLVLNGHIDVVPAGDLEQWEYDPYGAERVGNSLYGRGSVDMKTGVAIGMLATVEFASAIESGDLSGSVVFQAAIGEETAEPGTKTLLEQGYDGDYGVVLEPTGFKTATSEKGLAWYEISVVGDPSHASRPDQGENAIDGARPVLDALASYDETVRERSADLVGQAYATVTMLEAGTKENVVPERATITVDRRFLPDETVTDIDAEIDELLSDVESAHDISTSWTRTRTYESAAIDPESPLATTFRDHSAALADAPTEPWGVQASTDVRNFINDAQTEAITWGPGDMTQAHTYNEHVDLEDAATGLEILRSAGREILAGEGG